A region from the Anomalospiza imberbis isolate Cuckoo-Finch-1a 21T00152 chromosome 23, ASM3175350v1, whole genome shotgun sequence genome encodes:
- the GABRD gene encoding gamma-aminobutyric acid receptor subunit delta isoform X1: MEFLTWVFPALILLCTQQHRCIRAMSDIGDYIGSNIEISWLPNLDDLMKGYARNFRPGIGGPPVNVALAIEVASIDHISEVNMEYTMTVFLHQSWRDDRLSYNHTNETLGLDSRFVDKLWLPDTFIVNAKSAWFHDVTVENKLIRLQPDGVILYSIRITSTVACDMDLSKYPMDEQECMLDLESYGYSSEDIVYHWSENQEEIHGLDKLQLAQFTITNYQFTTEIMNFKSAGQFPRLSLHFHLRRNRGVYIIQSYVPSILLVAMSWVSFWISQSAVPARVSLGITTVLTMTTLMVSARSSLPRASAIKALDVYFWICYVFVFAALVEYAFAHFNADYMKKQKNKIKARRQSAEINVKNAIVLFSLSIAGVNQELAISNRQHRIPRSLPGSYGTIEIETGETKQQQGMKLDKKTGLKSLFKPIDADTIDIYARAVFPAAFAAVNVIYWVAYTM; the protein is encoded by the exons ATGGAATTTCTTACCTGGGTTTTTCCTGCCTTGATTCTACTGTGCACCCAACAGCACAGGTGTATCAG AGCTATGAGTGACATCGGAGATTACATAGGTTCCAACATTGAAATCTCCTGGTTGCCCAACCTGGATGATTTGATGAAAGGGTACGCACGAAATTTCAGGCCTGGGATTGGAG GTCCTCCCGTCAATGTTGCTCTGGCAATCGAAGTAGCCAGCATTGACCACATCTCAGAAGTGAACATG GAATACACCATGACAGTATTTTTGCACCAGAGCTGGCGAGACGATCGTCTGTCTTACAACCACACCAACGAAACTCTGGGCTTGGACAGCAGGTTTGTGGACAAGCTCTGGTTGCCAGATACTTTCATAGTCAATGCCAAGTCTGCCTGGTTCCATGATGTGACTGTGGAAAACAAACTTATCAGGCTCCAGCCAGATGGAGTAATTTTATACAGCATCAG GATTACCTCAACAGTGGCCTGTGACATGGACCTTTCCAAGTACCCAATGGATGAGCAGGAATGCATGTTGGATTTGGAGAGCT ATGGCTACTCTTCAGAGGACATTGTCTACCACTGGTCAGAAAACCAGGAGGAGATCCATGGGCTGGATAAGCTGCAGCTTGCTCAATTCACAATTACCAATTACCAGTTCACAACAGAAATTATGAACTTCAAATCTG CAGGTCAGTTTCCCAGGCTCAGTCTCCACTTCCACCTTCGGCGAAATCGAGGAGTTTACATCATCCAGTCTTATGTCCCTTCCATCCTACTGGTGGCCATGTCGTGGGTGTCCTTCTGGATCAGCCAGTCAGCTGTGCCTGCCAGGGTGTCACTAG GTATCACCACTGTTCTTACAATGACTACTCTGATGGTCAGTGCCCGATCCTCACTCCCACGAGCCTCTGCCATCAAGGCACTGGACGTTTACTTCTGGATCTGCTACGTGTTTGTCTTTGCTGCACTGGTGGAATATGCCTTTGCACATTTCAATGCTGACTAcatgaaaaagcagaagaacAAGATAAAGGCGAGAAGGCAGAGTGCAGAG ATCAACGTGAAGAATGCCATTGTTCTGTTTTCCCTCTCCATAGCTGGTGTGAACCAGGAACTGGCCATTTCTAACAGGCAGCACCGAATTCCCAGAAGCCTGCCTGGATCATATGGCAcaatagaaatagaaactggagagacaaaacagcagcagGGAATGAAACTGGACAAAAAGACTGGTCTGAAGTCCCTCTTTAAGCCCATTGATGCTGACACCATTGACATTTATGCCAGAGCCGTGTTCCCAGCAGCCTTTGCAGCAGTCAATGTTATATACTGGGTTGCATACACAATgtaa
- the GABRD gene encoding gamma-aminobutyric acid receptor subunit delta isoform X2, which produces MEFLTWVFPALILLCTQQHRCIRAMSDIGDYIGSNIEISWLPNLDDLMKGYARNFRPGIGGPPVNVALAIEVASIDHISEVNMEYTMTVFLHQSWRDDRLSYNHTNETLGLDSRFVDKLWLPDTFIVNAKSAWFHDVTVENKLIRLQPDGVILYSIRITSTVACDMDLSKYPMDEQECMLDLESYGYSSEDIVYHWSENQEEIHGLDKLQLAQFTITNYQFTTEIMNFKSGQFPRLSLHFHLRRNRGVYIIQSYVPSILLVAMSWVSFWISQSAVPARVSLGITTVLTMTTLMVSARSSLPRASAIKALDVYFWICYVFVFAALVEYAFAHFNADYMKKQKNKIKARRQSAEINVKNAIVLFSLSIAGVNQELAISNRQHRIPRSLPGSYGTIEIETGETKQQQGMKLDKKTGLKSLFKPIDADTIDIYARAVFPAAFAAVNVIYWVAYTM; this is translated from the exons ATGGAATTTCTTACCTGGGTTTTTCCTGCCTTGATTCTACTGTGCACCCAACAGCACAGGTGTATCAG AGCTATGAGTGACATCGGAGATTACATAGGTTCCAACATTGAAATCTCCTGGTTGCCCAACCTGGATGATTTGATGAAAGGGTACGCACGAAATTTCAGGCCTGGGATTGGAG GTCCTCCCGTCAATGTTGCTCTGGCAATCGAAGTAGCCAGCATTGACCACATCTCAGAAGTGAACATG GAATACACCATGACAGTATTTTTGCACCAGAGCTGGCGAGACGATCGTCTGTCTTACAACCACACCAACGAAACTCTGGGCTTGGACAGCAGGTTTGTGGACAAGCTCTGGTTGCCAGATACTTTCATAGTCAATGCCAAGTCTGCCTGGTTCCATGATGTGACTGTGGAAAACAAACTTATCAGGCTCCAGCCAGATGGAGTAATTTTATACAGCATCAG GATTACCTCAACAGTGGCCTGTGACATGGACCTTTCCAAGTACCCAATGGATGAGCAGGAATGCATGTTGGATTTGGAGAGCT ATGGCTACTCTTCAGAGGACATTGTCTACCACTGGTCAGAAAACCAGGAGGAGATCCATGGGCTGGATAAGCTGCAGCTTGCTCAATTCACAATTACCAATTACCAGTTCACAACAGAAATTATGAACTTCAAATCTG GTCAGTTTCCCAGGCTCAGTCTCCACTTCCACCTTCGGCGAAATCGAGGAGTTTACATCATCCAGTCTTATGTCCCTTCCATCCTACTGGTGGCCATGTCGTGGGTGTCCTTCTGGATCAGCCAGTCAGCTGTGCCTGCCAGGGTGTCACTAG GTATCACCACTGTTCTTACAATGACTACTCTGATGGTCAGTGCCCGATCCTCACTCCCACGAGCCTCTGCCATCAAGGCACTGGACGTTTACTTCTGGATCTGCTACGTGTTTGTCTTTGCTGCACTGGTGGAATATGCCTTTGCACATTTCAATGCTGACTAcatgaaaaagcagaagaacAAGATAAAGGCGAGAAGGCAGAGTGCAGAG ATCAACGTGAAGAATGCCATTGTTCTGTTTTCCCTCTCCATAGCTGGTGTGAACCAGGAACTGGCCATTTCTAACAGGCAGCACCGAATTCCCAGAAGCCTGCCTGGATCATATGGCAcaatagaaatagaaactggagagacaaaacagcagcagGGAATGAAACTGGACAAAAAGACTGGTCTGAAGTCCCTCTTTAAGCCCATTGATGCTGACACCATTGACATTTATGCCAGAGCCGTGTTCCCAGCAGCCTTTGCAGCAGTCAATGTTATATACTGGGTTGCATACACAATgtaa